In Oryza brachyantha chromosome 1, ObraRS2, whole genome shotgun sequence, the following are encoded in one genomic region:
- the LOC102700657 gene encoding zinc finger CCCH domain-containing protein 2: MMMMGEGVSGVPPWSHLPVSGVDVLGGGGGGAGGGDEMTPYLIAALREYLPSNDVGVGADDEEEAAAMAAAVDAYACDEFRMYEFKVRRCARGRSHDWTECPFAHPGEKARRRDPRKYHYSGTACPDFRKGGCKRGDACEYAHGVFECWLHPARYRTQPCKDGTACRRRVCFFAHTPDQLRVLPAQQSSPRSVASSPLAESYDGSPLRRQAFESYLTKTIMSSSPTSTLMSPPKSPPSESPPLSPDGAAAIRRGSWPGVGSPVNDVLASFRQLRLSKVKSSPSGGWSYPASSTAYGSPKAATGLYSLPTTPLASSAAVATASSFMANLEPIDMGLIGEEEPVQRVESGRALREKVFERLSRDGAVSGGAGATTATAGVGPDVAWVSDLIN; the protein is encoded by the coding sequence atgatgatgatggggGAAGGCGTCAGTGGCGTCCCGCCGTGGTCTCACCTCCCGGTGAGCGGCGTTGATGTTCTtggcggagggggaggtggtgcGGGAGGGGGAGATGAGATGACGCCGTACCTGATCGCCGCGCTGCGGGAGTACCTGCCGTCGAACGACGTCGGCGTGGGGGctgacgacgaggaggaggcggccgcgaTGGCGGCCGCGGTCGACGCGTACGCGTGCGACGAGTTCCGGATGTACGAGTTCAAGGTGCGGCGGTGCGCGCGGGGCCGGAGCCATGACTGGACCGAGTGCCCCTTCGCGCACCCCGGCGAGaaggcgcgccgccgcgatcCACGCAAGTACCACTACTCCGGCACCGCGTGCCCGGACTTCCGCAAGGGGGGATGCAAGCGCGGCGACGCCTGCGAGTACGCCCACGGCGTGTTCGAGTGCTGGCTCCACCCGGCGCGCTACCGCACCCAGCCGTGCAAGGACGGGaccgcctgccgccgccgcgtctgcTTCTTCGCCCACACCCCGGACCAGCTCCGCGTCCTCCCGGCGCAGCAGTCCAGCCCGAGGAGCGTGGCGTCCTCCCCGCTGGCGGAGTCCTACGACGGCTCGCCGCTCCGGCGCCAGGCGTTCGAGAGCTACCTCACCAAGACCATCATGTCCTCGTCTCCGACCAGCACCCTCATGTCTCCGCCCAAGTCGCCACCGTCGGAGTCCCCGCCATTGTCGCCGGACGGGGCCGCGGCCATCCGTCGCGGATCTTGGCCCGGCGTTGGGTCGCCGGTCAACGACGTCCTGGCTTCGTTCCGCCAGCTCCGCCTCAGCAAGGTGAAGTCATCGCCGTCCGGCGGGTGGAGCTACCCCGCGTCGTCCACCGCCTACGGGTCACCCAAGGCCGCCACCGGTCTCTACAGCCTCCCCACCACCCCGCTGGCTTCCTCGGCAGCGGTGGCCACCGCCTCCAGCTTCATGGCCAACCTGGAGCCCATCGACATGGGGCTcatcggcgaggaggagccaGTGCAGAGGGTGGAGTCCGGAAGAGCCCTCCGTGAGAAGGTGTTCGAGAGGCTGAGCCGGGACGGTGCcgtctccggcggcgccggcgccaccaccgcaaccgccggaGTTGGCCCCGACGTTGCGTGGGTGTCGGACCTCATCAACTGA